GCTGCCGATGGAAGAGCTGGTGATCAGCAACGGCGCCATGGAGGCGCTCAACCTCTGCCTGCAGTGCGTGACCCAGCCGGGCGATCTGGTGGCCATCGAGTCGCCCACCTTCTACGCCTGCCTGCAGGTGCTGGAACGCCTGCAGCTCAAGGCGGTGGAAATCCCCGTGCACCCGCGCGAGGGCATCGACCTGAACGCCCTGTCCCAGAGCCTGGAGCAATTGCCGATCAAGGCCTGCTGGTTCATGAGCAGCCTGCAGAACCCGCTCGGCGCGAGCATGAGCGAAGCGAAGAAGCAGGCGCTATACGAGCTGCTGGTGGAGCATCAGGTGCCGTTGATCGAGGACGACGTGTACGCTGAGCTGTACTTCGGCAGCCACCCGCCCAAGCCGGTGAAGAGCTTCGACCGTGACGGCCTGGTGATGCATTGCAGCTCCTTCTCCAAGAGCCTGGCGCCGGGTTATCGCATCGGCTGGGTGGCCGGCGGGCGCTATGCCGAACAGATCGCCCGGCTCAAGCTGATGACCACCATCTCCCCTTCGGTGCCGGCCCAGGCGGCGCTGGCCGATTACCTGCAGCACGGCGGCTACGACCGCCACCTGCGCAAGCTGCGTCATGCGCTGGAAATGCAGCAGAGCGCCATGCTCGCCTCGGCCGCCCGGCACTTTCCGGCCAGCACGCGGGTGACAAGGCCAGCGGGCGGCTACTTCCTCTGGTTCGAGTTCCCCGAGCGCCTGGACTCGCTGCAACTGCTGCGCCTGGCACTGGCCCAGGGCATCAGCCTGGCGCCGGGGCCGATCTTCTCCGCCAGTCAGGGCTTTCGCCACTGCGCGCGGCTGAACTACGGCCACCCCTGGAACCCCCGCAGCGAACAGGCCATGGAAGTGCTCGGGCGCCTGCTGGCGGGGTTGCTGTAGCCCGGATGAAATCCGGGGGCCGCTGGAGGGATTCCCCGGATTGCATCCGGGCTACAGCGCTGGTGCGCACGGCGCACCCTACACTCGTCCACGGCCATGCCCAACCCGTAGGGTGCGCCGTGCGCACCGGAAACAACGCCCATGATCCCGAACCATATCCCCCGTACCTCTCCAGCCTAGTTGTAGCCCGGATGCAATCCGGGGCCGGAGGGTGGATTTTCCCGGATGGCATCCGGGCCAAACCGCAGGTGCGCACA
The genomic region above belongs to Pseudomonas sp. GOM7 and contains:
- the mapR gene encoding GntR family transcriptional regulator MpaR (MapR regulates genes involved in Pseudomonas quinolone signal (PQS) production and anthranilate metabolism) — its product is MKRYEKFADEIAELIRTGVLGPGEKVPSVRHASRTYGVSPSTVFQAYYLLEDRGLIQARARSGYFVREHAKRPLHEPELTAHAAQTTDVGVSELVFSVLASLKDPHTVPFGSAFPSPDLFPLPRLAKSMAHALRRLSPHEIIADMTAGNADLRRQIALRYMVSGVMLPMEELVISNGAMEALNLCLQCVTQPGDLVAIESPTFYACLQVLERLQLKAVEIPVHPREGIDLNALSQSLEQLPIKACWFMSSLQNPLGASMSEAKKQALYELLVEHQVPLIEDDVYAELYFGSHPPKPVKSFDRDGLVMHCSSFSKSLAPGYRIGWVAGGRYAEQIARLKLMTTISPSVPAQAALADYLQHGGYDRHLRKLRHALEMQQSAMLASAARHFPASTRVTRPAGGYFLWFEFPERLDSLQLLRLALAQGISLAPGPIFSASQGFRHCARLNYGHPWNPRSEQAMEVLGRLLAGLL